In Acidimicrobiales bacterium, the DNA window GCGCACCCTGGCCGAGCTGTCGGGGAACCCGGCGGCCCGCCAGACGGCCAGGGCGATCGTCCCCGGCCTCCGCCGCCTCCGGCTCCTGCCGCCGAGCAGCCGGCCGCCCCAGCCCGCCCTCCCGAGCCGGCCGGCGCCCCGGACGCCGTTCAACCGGTCCATCTCGCCCCACCGCCGCTTCGCCTTCCGGTCGCTGTCCTTCGAGGACGCCCGCACGATCAAGTCGGCGTTCGGGGTCACGGTCAACGACGTGGTGATGGCGCTGTGCGCCGGCGCCCTCCGGCGCTACCTCGTCGACCACGACGCGCTGCCGGCCGACCCGCTGATCGCCATGGTGCCGGTGTCGGTGCGGGAGGCGGGCGACACCGAGTACACGAACCGGGTCACCGGCGTCGTGTGCTCGCTGCACACCGACCGGGCCGACCCCGTCGACCGCCTCCGCCGGATCCACGAGTCGATGGCGGCGGCCAAGGAGCTCCAGCAGGCCGTGCCGGCCACGATCCTGAGCGACGCCGCCCACATCCTGCCGCCGGCCCTCGCCGCGCAGGCGGCCCGGCTGGTGTCGTCGACCCGCATCGCCGACCGCATGAACCCGCCGGTCAACCTCACCATCTCGAACGTCCCCGGCCCCCGCCGGCCCCTGTACCTGTCGGGCGCCGAGATGCGGCACTTCTACCCGGTGTCGACCATCGTCGAGGGCCAGGGCCTGAACATGACCGTCCAGAGCTACCTCGGGAACCTCGACTTCGGCTTCCTGGCCTGCCGCGAGCTGATGCCCGACGTGTGGGACCTGGCCGACCACATCGCCGACTCGATGGACGAGCTCCTCGCCGCCGCCAAGGAGGCATGAGGCGGGCGTCCGCAGGGAAACCCGTCAGATCATCACGATCGTCAGGAGGTGTGCTCATGACAGACGCCAGCAGCGACCGGGTCGAGCAGCAGGTCGTCGACGCCGTGCGGGCCAACCAGTCGGCGGTCCTCGACGCCGTGCGCAGCTGGGCCGACTCGGTGCAGCGGCTCATCCCCGAGATGCCCGCCAACCCGGTGACCGACGCCCTGCCCGACCCCTCTGAACTGGTCGATCGCGCCTACGACTTCGCCAGCGAGCTCCTGAAGGCCCAGCGCGAGTTCACCCACGAGCTGCTGCGGGCGACGTCGCGGACCCCGTCGGAGGGCCCGACCGGCTCGTGACCGGCCGGCGCGCCGTCGCCCAGCGCTTGACGTGACGATCATCGTAAGGAATTGTTGACAGCGTCTGGCGAGCTGCGATCAGCTAGCCGAAGGTCCGAGCCGAGCAGGGGGTCCTGTGCTCGAAGCCACGCCCATCGACCGATCGGTCCCGAACGACGGTGGTCGCCCTCCCGCGCTGAAGGTGTCGAACGTGTCCAAGACGTTCGGCGCGTTCCGGGCGCTGACCGACGTCGACATGGAGATCGCCGCCGGCGAGATCCACGCCCTCGTCGGGCCGAACGGGTCGGGCAAGTCGACGTTCGTCAAGATCCTCGCCGGCTACCACGACCCCGACGCCGGCGCCGAGGCGGAGATCGCCGGGAAGCCGTTCAAGCTCGGGTCGGCGCCCGCCGCCCGGGCCGCCGGCCTCCGCTTCGTGCACCAGAACCTCGGCCTCGTCGAGGGCATGACCGTCTCGGACAACTTCCGGCTGGAGGGCGGCGGCGGCCGCCGGCTCCTCCCCCTCAACCGGCGCGGGGAGCGGGGCCACGCCGAGCGGGCGCTGCAGGCCCTCGGCTACGACATCTCGCCGACGGCCATGGTCAGCACCCTGGCCGAGTCCGAGCGCACCGCCGTCGCCGTCGCCAGGGCCCTCGACCACAGCGACGCCGTCCCCCTGCTCGTCCTCGACGAGCCGACGGCCTCCCTGCCCGGCCCCGAGGTCGACCGGCTCTTCGCCGCCCTCCGCCGCCTGGCCGCGCAGGGCACGAGCATCCTGTTCATCTCCCACCACCTCGACGAGGTGCTGGGCCTGGCCGAGCGGGTGACCGTCCTCCGGGACGGCAGGCGGGTGGCGACCGTCCGGTCCGGCGAGATGTCCCACGACTCGCTCGTCGAGCTCATGCTCGGCCGCCAGCTGATGTCGACGACCGCGCTGCACGAGCGGCTGGAGAAGGAGGACCACCAGTCGCCGCGGCTCGTCATGCGCGGCCTGTTCGGCTGCTCGCTCGCCGGCGTCGACCTCGAGGTGCGCCCGGGCGAGGTGCTCGGGGTGGCCGGCCTCACCGGGTCGGGCCGGGAGGAGCTGGCCGGCCTGCTCACCGGCCGCCTGCCCCGGGGCGGCGAGGTCCTGCTCGACGGCAAGCGGGTGCCCCCCGGCGACCCGAAGGCGGCCATCGAGTGCGGGATCTGCTACGTCCCGGCCGACCGGGCCGCGCAGGCCCTGCTGCCCAAGGCCGTCGTCCGCGAGAACCTCACCCTCGTCGACCTCACGCCGTTCTGGTCGACGGGCGTGCTGCACCGCCGGGCCGAGCGCAGGGACGCGGCGACGTGGGTGTCCAAGCTCGACGTCCGCCCGGCCCAGACCGAGAAGATCGTCACCGAGCTGTCCGGCGGCAACCAGCAGAAGGTCGTCATGGCCCGCTGGCTGCGGATGCAGCCGGCCGTGCTGGTCCTCGACGAGCCGACCCAGGGCGTCGACGTCGGGTCCAAGGCCGACATCCACCGCCTGGTCGAGGAGGCCGCCGCGGCCGGCGCGGCCGTCGTCGTCTGCTCGACCGACGCCGACGAGCTCGCCCGGCTGGCCACCGAGGTGGTCGTGCTGCGGCGGGGCCGGGTCGCCGTCCGGCTGGCCGGCTCGGAGATCACCACCGAGCACATCGAGCAGGAGCAGCTCCTCCCCGAGGTGGCGCCCGCCGGCGCCGCGCCGCACTGACCCCCGAAAGGCTGTCGATGGCCCAGGCAACCCTCCCCGTCCAGCGGCGCCGGTCCGTGCCGTCGCTGCGGATCCCCGGCCTCCAGAAGGCCAGCGCCGCCTACCTGCTCGCGCTGATCATCGTCCTGTTCGGCATCTGGATCCCGGACACGTTCCTCACCGACACCACGTTCAAGGTCGTCGCCGCCGACCAGGTGGTGATCGGCATCCTCGGCCTCGCCCTGCTGATCCCGCTCACGGCCGGCGTCTTCGACCTGTCGGTCGGCGCCATGCTGGCGTTCTCGCTCGTCGTCGTCAGCTGGCTCGAGGCCAACACCGGGCTGAACGGCGTGCTCTCGTGCGTGGTCGCCATCCTCGCCTGCGGTGCCGTCGGGTTCCTCTCCGGGCTCGTCGTCGTGCGCTTCCGGGTGGACTCGTTCATCGCCACCCTCGGCATGAGCCAGATCCTGTCGGCGGCGTCGCTGTACATCTCGGAGAACAAGCAGATCGTCGGCGTGCTGTCGCCCCGGTTCCTCGAGTTCGGCCGGCGGGACCTGCTCGGCGTGCCGATCGTCGTCTACTACCTCGTGATCCTGGCCCTCGCCATCTGGTACGTGCTCGAGTGCACGCCGCTCGGCCGGCACCTGTTCGCGACGGGGTCCAACCCCGAGGCCGCCCGCCTGTCCGGCGTCCGCACCGACCGCATGGTGTGGGGCTCGCTCGTCGCCTCGGCCATGGTCGCCGGCGTCGCCGGGGTGGTCTACGGCGCCAAGATCGGCTCCTTCTCGAACACGTTCGGCCCGCCGCTGCTGTTCCCGGCCTTCGCCGCCGTGTTCTTCGGGGCCACCCAGTTCAAGTCCCGCCCGAACGTGTGGGGCACGATCCTCGCCGTCTACACCCTGGCCTTCGGGGTCAAGGGCCTCCAGCTGGCCTTCACCAGCGGCGTCTACTGGATCACGCCGCTGTTCAACGGCATCGCCCTCGTCGTGGCGGTGGCCCTGGCCAGCCGGCAGGTGGCGGCGGTGCGGCGGCGGCGGACCCTGGAGGGCGCACCTCCCGCACCCGGGTCGGACGCCGCGCCCAACGACGGCCGCACGCGCGGCACGTCGCCCCAGGGGGCGGACGAGCCCGGGACCGTCCTCCGCACCTGACGGCGACGCGCACCACCAAGGGCGGACCGAGACAAGAGGGCCCCCGCGCCCGCCACACCCCCGAACGAGGAGCACCCCCGACATGACGAGACGACCGCTGCGGCGGGCCATCCTGGCCATCGCCGTCGCCCTGATGATGATCCTGGCCGCCTGCGGCGGTGACGACGACGACGGCGGCACGAGCGCCGAGGGCGGCAGCAGCGAGGAAGGTGGTGGCGGCTCCGCCGAGGAGTCGGCCGCGGCGGCGGAGGAGCGGCTGGCGCCGTTCCTCGAGCGGGCCACCGAGATCCAGATCGACGAGCCCGTGTCCGAGGCCCCGCCCGACGGCATCTCCGTCTACTGGCTGGAGGGCAACATCCAGTCGATCTTCCCGCTCACCCAGGGCTTCGAGGACGCCACGGCGGCCCTCGGCTGGGACCTGACCACGGTGAGCTACGACCCCGCCGACCCGCAGGGCCCGACCTCGGCCATGCAGCAGGCCATCGAGGCCGGCGCCGACTACATCGCCGTCTCCGGCCAGACCGTCGACATCCTCGGCACCGCCCTGGAGGACGCCAAGTCCGCCGGCATCCCGGTCGTCGAGATCTCGAGCACCGACGAGGTGACCGGCGAGGAGAACGGCATCTACGCCAACGTCCTCGGGCCCGGCTCCAGCGAGGCGTCGTTCCCGGTCGTGGCCGACTGGGTGATCGCCGACTCCGGCGGCGACGCCAACGTGCTGTTCGTCAACATCCCGGACTTCGCCATCCTCCAGACCGTCGCCGACGCCACCAACGGCCAGTTCGAGGACGCCTGCCCGGAGTGCGAGGTGACCCCGCTCGACGTCACCATCAACGACCTGACGAGCGGCGCCGTCGCCTCCCAGGTCGTTTCGGCCCTCCAG includes these proteins:
- a CDS encoding WS/DGAT domain-containing protein; protein product: RTLAELSGNPAARQTARAIVPGLRRLRLLPPSSRPPQPALPSRPAPRTPFNRSISPHRRFAFRSLSFEDARTIKSAFGVTVNDVVMALCAGALRRYLVDHDALPADPLIAMVPVSVREAGDTEYTNRVTGVVCSLHTDRADPVDRLRRIHESMAAAKELQQAVPATILSDAAHILPPALAAQAARLVSSTRIADRMNPPVNLTISNVPGPRRPLYLSGAEMRHFYPVSTIVEGQGLNMTVQSYLGNLDFGFLACRELMPDVWDLADHIADSMDELLAAAKEA
- a CDS encoding sugar ABC transporter ATP-binding protein — translated: MSKTFGAFRALTDVDMEIAAGEIHALVGPNGSGKSTFVKILAGYHDPDAGAEAEIAGKPFKLGSAPAARAAGLRFVHQNLGLVEGMTVSDNFRLEGGGGRRLLPLNRRGERGHAERALQALGYDISPTAMVSTLAESERTAVAVARALDHSDAVPLLVLDEPTASLPGPEVDRLFAALRRLAAQGTSILFISHHLDEVLGLAERVTVLRDGRRVATVRSGEMSHDSLVELMLGRQLMSTTALHERLEKEDHQSPRLVMRGLFGCSLAGVDLEVRPGEVLGVAGLTGSGREELAGLLTGRLPRGGEVLLDGKRVPPGDPKAAIECGICYVPADRAAQALLPKAVVRENLTLVDLTPFWSTGVLHRRAERRDAATWVSKLDVRPAQTEKIVTELSGGNQQKVVMARWLRMQPAVLVLDEPTQGVDVGSKADIHRLVEEAAAAGAAVVVCSTDADELARLATEVVVLRRGRVAVRLAGSEITTEHIEQEQLLPEVAPAGAAPH
- a CDS encoding ABC transporter permease: MAQATLPVQRRRSVPSLRIPGLQKASAAYLLALIIVLFGIWIPDTFLTDTTFKVVAADQVVIGILGLALLIPLTAGVFDLSVGAMLAFSLVVVSWLEANTGLNGVLSCVVAILACGAVGFLSGLVVVRFRVDSFIATLGMSQILSAASLYISENKQIVGVLSPRFLEFGRRDLLGVPIVVYYLVILALAIWYVLECTPLGRHLFATGSNPEAARLSGVRTDRMVWGSLVASAMVAGVAGVVYGAKIGSFSNTFGPPLLFPAFAAVFFGATQFKSRPNVWGTILAVYTLAFGVKGLQLAFTSGVYWITPLFNGIALVVAVALASRQVAAVRRRRTLEGAPPAPGSDAAPNDGRTRGTSPQGADEPGTVLRT
- a CDS encoding substrate-binding domain-containing protein, whose product is MTRRPLRRAILAIAVALMMILAACGGDDDDGGTSAEGGSSEEGGGGSAEESAAAAEERLAPFLERATEIQIDEPVSEAPPDGISVYWLEGNIQSIFPLTQGFEDATAALGWDLTTVSYDPADPQGPTSAMQQAIEAGADYIAVSGQTVDILGTALEDAKSAGIPVVEISSTDEVTGEENGIYANVLGPGSSEASFPVVADWVIADSGGDANVLFVNIPDFAILQTVADATNGQFEDACPECEVTPLDVTINDLTSGAVASQVVSALQSNPDIDYVFLAIGDLATGLPDTLAGAGVAEQVKIVGGVPNPEQIQSLIDGTSDAWIPLPRAAAAWTAVDAMVRHAVGMDIDPESHEILPIELWTQENVPSPASEYEGPENYQQQFTELWGVSSS